One Epinephelus moara isolate mb chromosome 20, YSFRI_EMoa_1.0, whole genome shotgun sequence genomic window carries:
- the LOC126407569 gene encoding uncharacterized oxidoreductase YjmC-like encodes MSRCLISKVEVQGFIERCMIAVGTKPHHARSLAEVLVEGDHRGHYSHGLNRMDMYVKDINTGICAKDGEPVVEKESAATALVDGKNLLGPVVGNFCMNLAIKKAKECGIGWVVARGSNHYGIAGYYSMQALKQNMIGMSFTNTSPLVVPTRGKECTLGTNPISVAAPANNGDSFVLDMATSAVALGKVELHERRGDPIPEGWGCDAQGKLVTDPKKVLSGGGLVPIGGSEETGGYKGYGLGMMVEVFCGILAGAQYSNHIRTWKVTDRVANLGQCFVAINPENFAPGFTDRMTDLLSIQRGMEPADAGTPVLAAGDPERMNMKKCEQMGGIPYHINVVNYMNECAKKIGVNPLLPCDNLISN; translated from the exons ATGAGCAG ATGTCTGATCAGCAAGGTGGAGGTGCAGGGCTTCATCGAGAGGTGTATGATAGCCGTGGGCACCAAGCCGCATCACGCCCGCAGCCTGGCCGAGGTGCTGGTGGAGGGAGACCACAGAGGCCATTACAGCCATGGACTCAACAGGATGG ACATGTATGTAAAGGACATCAACACAGGAATCTGTGCCAAGGACGGTGAGCCAGTGGTGGAGAAGGAGAGTGCGGCCACAGCACTGGTGGATGGGAAGAACCTCCTGGGTCCTGTGGTGGGAAACTTCTGCATGAATCTGGCCATTAAGAAGGCAAAAGAATGTGGCATCGGCTGGGTGGTCGCACGCG GCTCCAACCATTACGGTATTGCCGGATACTACTCAATGCAAGCTCTGAAGCAAAACATGATT GGCATGTCATTTACCAACACGTCCCCACTTGTGGTACCCACACGTGGTAAAGAG TGCACTTTGGGCACCAACCCCATCAGCGTGGCAGCTCCTGCTAACAACGGAGACAGCTTTGTTCTGGACATGGCCACATCAGCAGTAGCACTTGGAAAG GTGGAGCTCCACGAGCGCCGTGGAGACCCCATCCCTGAGGGCTGGGGCTGTGACGCCCAAGGCAAGCTGGTCACTGACCCTAAGAAGGTTCTGAGCGGAGGAGGACTGGTGCCCATCGGTGGCAGTGAAGAGACAG GAGGGTACAAAGGCTACGGTCTGGGAATGATGGTGGAGGTGTTCTGTGGTATCTTGGCCGGTGCCCAGTACAGCAATCATATCCGCACATGGAAAGTAACAGACCGTGTTGCCAACCTG GGTCAGTGCTTCGTCGCGATCAACCCAGAGAACTTTGCGCCGGGGTTCACCGACAGGATGACAGACCTGCTGTCCATCCAAAGAGGAATGGAGCCT GCTGACGCCGGCACTCCTGTTCTGGCTGCTGGAGATCCAGAGAGGATGAACATGAAGAAGTGTGAGCAGATGGGTGGGATCCCCTACCACATCAATGTCGTCAACTACATG AACGAATGTGCCAAGAAAATTGGTGTCAACCCGCTGCTGCCATGTGACAATCTCATCTCCAATTAG